Proteins from a genomic interval of Lycium ferocissimum isolate CSIRO_LF1 chromosome 2, AGI_CSIRO_Lferr_CH_V1, whole genome shotgun sequence:
- the LOC132047147 gene encoding uncharacterized protein LOC132047147 isoform X2 yields MGACGSKPKGCVRISGRKFVNRKKGKVSRRRSVSKNHSASQNLRNAESWFDPEMVIESDCEDDFHSVQDVFSQSGSFSNGVSPRFSDFVYHNGNATSDLPESQEPNVVKEGAAKRNSSAEVKSNNPQNEMDDLNDKTPRSVDQGGARVETGIFHNCGRQNPCLPCLARVASSDEKKKSLNPSSPRFRKKSSLTQMLSFKWRETNSSSALLSPKTVLQRPIAGSQIPCSPLGRKMTNCWSSIEPNTFKVRGKNFFRDKKKELAPNCAAFYPFGADVFLSPRKIDHIARFVELPSIDSSSEVPPILVVNLQIPLYPTAIFQSEYDGEGMSFVLYFKLSENYSKEMPIQFQENLQRLIHDEIEKIKGFPRDTNAPFRERLKFLGRLVNTEDLPVSAAEKKLLNAYNEKPVLSRPQHEFYLGENYFEIDLDIHRFNYLARKGVESFKDRLKNCVLDFGLTIQGNKAEDLPENMLCCVRMNEIDYAKYHRLGL; encoded by the exons ATGGGAGCGTGTGGATCGAAACCTAAAGGGTGTGTGAGAATTAGTGGCCGGAAATTTGTTAATCGGAAGAAAGGGAAAGTGAGCAGAAGGAGAAGTGTGTCAAAGAACCattcggcttctcaaaatctca GAAATGCAGAGTCTTGGTTCGACCCGGAGATGGTGATTGAATCTGATTGTGAGGATGATTTTCATAGCGTTCAAGATG TCTTTTCGCAAAGTGGATCTTTTTCAAATGGGGTTTCTCCAAGGTTTTCTGATTTTGTGTATCACAACGGCAATGCTACTTCTGACCTCCCAGAAAGTCAAGAACCAAATGTTGTCAAAGAGGGTGCTGCAAAAAGAAACTCTTCAGCAGAAGTTaagtccaacaatccacaaaatgaGATGGATGACCTAAATGATAAAACGCCCCGAAGTGTGGATCAAGGTGGTGCTAGGGTTGAAACAGGAATTTTCCACAATTGTGGAAGGCAAAATCCGTGTCTGCCTTGTCTTGCTCGTGTTGCCTCTTCggatgaaaagaaaaagtctCTAAACCCAAGCTCACCACGCTTCCGGAAAAAGTCATCCCTAACCCAGATGTTATCATTTAAATGGAGAGAAACAAATTCAAGTTCTGCATTAT TGTCACCAAAGACTGTTCTGCAAAGACCAATAGCTGGTTCTCAAATTCCTTGCAGCCCGTTGGGGAGGAAAATGACCAACTGCTGGTCATCCATTGAGCCAAATACTTTCAAAGTCCGCGGTAAAAACTTTTTCAG GGATAAGAAGAAAGAGCTTGCTCCAAACTGTGCTGCGTTTTATCCTTTTGGCGCTGATGTATTCTTATCACCACGTAAAATTGATCATATTGCACGTTTTGTGGAACTTCCATCCATTGATTCATCCAGTGAAGTTCCACCCATTCTTGTTGTGAATCTTCAG ATACCGTTGTACCCTACTGCAATCTTCCAAAGTGAATATGATGGAGAAGGGATGAGTTTTGTTCTCTACTTCAAACTTTCAGAAAATTACTCAAAAGAAATGCCAATCCAGTTTCAAGAAAATCTCCAG AGATTAATACATGATGAAATAGAGAAGATTAAAGGTTTTCCCAGGGATACAAATGCACCCTTCAGGGAAAGATTGAAATTCTTGGGTCGACTTGTAAACACAGAGGATCTTCCAGTAAGTGCGGCTGAGAAGAAACTCTTGAATGCATACAACGAAAAGCCTGTGCTCTCACGTCCTCAGCATGAATTTTATTTG GGAGAAAACTATTTTGAGATAGATTTGGACATTCACAGATTCAATTATCTCGCAAGAAAAGGAGTGGAATCATTTAAAGACAGATTGAAAAACTGTGTCCTTGACTTCGGTCTGACAATTCAG GGAAACAAGGCAGAAGATTTGCCGGAaaatatgttgtgttgtgttagaATGAATGAGATTGACTATGCCAAGTATCACAGACTTGGCTTGTAA
- the LOC132047147 gene encoding uncharacterized protein LOC132047147 isoform X1, whose product MGACGSKPKGCVRISGRKFVNRKKGKVSRRRSVSKNHSASQNLSKIEPSSSADRSFSNPAFQGNAESWFDPEMVIESDCEDDFHSVQDVFSQSGSFSNGVSPRFSDFVYHNGNATSDLPESQEPNVVKEGAAKRNSSAEVKSNNPQNEMDDLNDKTPRSVDQGGARVETGIFHNCGRQNPCLPCLARVASSDEKKKSLNPSSPRFRKKSSLTQMLSFKWRETNSSSALLSPKTVLQRPIAGSQIPCSPLGRKMTNCWSSIEPNTFKVRGKNFFRDKKKELAPNCAAFYPFGADVFLSPRKIDHIARFVELPSIDSSSEVPPILVVNLQIPLYPTAIFQSEYDGEGMSFVLYFKLSENYSKEMPIQFQENLQRLIHDEIEKIKGFPRDTNAPFRERLKFLGRLVNTEDLPVSAAEKKLLNAYNEKPVLSRPQHEFYLGENYFEIDLDIHRFNYLARKGVESFKDRLKNCVLDFGLTIQGNKAEDLPENMLCCVRMNEIDYAKYHRLGL is encoded by the exons ATGGGAGCGTGTGGATCGAAACCTAAAGGGTGTGTGAGAATTAGTGGCCGGAAATTTGTTAATCGGAAGAAAGGGAAAGTGAGCAGAAGGAGAAGTGTGTCAAAGAACCattcggcttctcaaaatctcaGTAAGATCGAACCTTCTTCTTCTGCGGATCGTTCTTTCTCTAATCCTGCATTTCAAG GAAATGCAGAGTCTTGGTTCGACCCGGAGATGGTGATTGAATCTGATTGTGAGGATGATTTTCATAGCGTTCAAGATG TCTTTTCGCAAAGTGGATCTTTTTCAAATGGGGTTTCTCCAAGGTTTTCTGATTTTGTGTATCACAACGGCAATGCTACTTCTGACCTCCCAGAAAGTCAAGAACCAAATGTTGTCAAAGAGGGTGCTGCAAAAAGAAACTCTTCAGCAGAAGTTaagtccaacaatccacaaaatgaGATGGATGACCTAAATGATAAAACGCCCCGAAGTGTGGATCAAGGTGGTGCTAGGGTTGAAACAGGAATTTTCCACAATTGTGGAAGGCAAAATCCGTGTCTGCCTTGTCTTGCTCGTGTTGCCTCTTCggatgaaaagaaaaagtctCTAAACCCAAGCTCACCACGCTTCCGGAAAAAGTCATCCCTAACCCAGATGTTATCATTTAAATGGAGAGAAACAAATTCAAGTTCTGCATTAT TGTCACCAAAGACTGTTCTGCAAAGACCAATAGCTGGTTCTCAAATTCCTTGCAGCCCGTTGGGGAGGAAAATGACCAACTGCTGGTCATCCATTGAGCCAAATACTTTCAAAGTCCGCGGTAAAAACTTTTTCAG GGATAAGAAGAAAGAGCTTGCTCCAAACTGTGCTGCGTTTTATCCTTTTGGCGCTGATGTATTCTTATCACCACGTAAAATTGATCATATTGCACGTTTTGTGGAACTTCCATCCATTGATTCATCCAGTGAAGTTCCACCCATTCTTGTTGTGAATCTTCAG ATACCGTTGTACCCTACTGCAATCTTCCAAAGTGAATATGATGGAGAAGGGATGAGTTTTGTTCTCTACTTCAAACTTTCAGAAAATTACTCAAAAGAAATGCCAATCCAGTTTCAAGAAAATCTCCAG AGATTAATACATGATGAAATAGAGAAGATTAAAGGTTTTCCCAGGGATACAAATGCACCCTTCAGGGAAAGATTGAAATTCTTGGGTCGACTTGTAAACACAGAGGATCTTCCAGTAAGTGCGGCTGAGAAGAAACTCTTGAATGCATACAACGAAAAGCCTGTGCTCTCACGTCCTCAGCATGAATTTTATTTG GGAGAAAACTATTTTGAGATAGATTTGGACATTCACAGATTCAATTATCTCGCAAGAAAAGGAGTGGAATCATTTAAAGACAGATTGAAAAACTGTGTCCTTGACTTCGGTCTGACAATTCAG GGAAACAAGGCAGAAGATTTGCCGGAaaatatgttgtgttgtgttagaATGAATGAGATTGACTATGCCAAGTATCACAGACTTGGCTTGTAA